Proteins encoded in a region of the Haloarcula sp. CBA1129 genome:
- a CDS encoding phosphate uptake regulator PhoU: METRKVQVTGGSTYTVSLPKEWATENDVSAGSVVEFHAERDLLLLAPQRENGRVEGSLDVEGLENRHELTRAVMTMYVSGFDIIQLEASRITAEQRRIIRDATQGLVGLEMIEETTDRVVLQDLLDSSELSVHNAITRMRLVSLTMLSDAVEALIEDDDDLAADVMQRDDDVDRLWYMVSRVFRTVLRNPTTADEIGFPRETVFDFQSSARQLERIADHATKIASLSQEIGEITGETANLLDQLEAEAIAVPETAMDALLTEDSDEAVELANEARSQIPDVDGTAREVDGQIREFDPQSAQVLGLIVDSLSRTADYGGNIAESALQKAAPRPQS, encoded by the coding sequence ATGGAGACACGCAAGGTCCAGGTGACAGGCGGGTCGACATACACCGTCTCCCTACCCAAAGAGTGGGCGACAGAAAACGACGTGAGCGCGGGCAGCGTCGTCGAGTTCCACGCTGAACGGGACCTGCTGTTGCTCGCTCCGCAACGAGAGAACGGCCGCGTGGAAGGGAGTCTCGACGTTGAAGGGCTCGAAAACAGGCACGAACTCACGCGGGCGGTCATGACGATGTACGTCAGTGGTTTCGACATCATCCAGCTCGAAGCCTCTCGCATTACGGCCGAGCAGCGCCGTATCATCCGCGATGCGACACAGGGACTGGTCGGTCTAGAGATGATCGAGGAAACGACCGACCGGGTCGTCCTACAGGACCTGCTCGACTCGTCGGAGCTGTCGGTCCACAACGCCATCACGCGTATGCGGCTGGTCTCGTTGACGATGCTCTCTGATGCTGTCGAGGCGCTCATCGAGGACGACGACGACCTCGCGGCGGACGTGATGCAACGTGACGACGACGTGGACCGCCTCTGGTACATGGTTTCGCGTGTGTTCCGCACCGTCCTCCGCAATCCGACGACAGCCGACGAGATCGGTTTCCCACGCGAGACCGTGTTCGATTTCCAGTCCAGCGCCCGCCAGCTAGAGCGTATCGCCGATCACGCGACCAAGATCGCCAGCCTCTCTCAGGAAATCGGGGAGATCACCGGCGAAACTGCCAATCTTCTTGATCAACTGGAAGCCGAAGCGATCGCCGTCCCCGAAACCGCGATGGACGCCCTGTTGACCGAGGACTCCGACGAGGCCGTCGAACTGGCAAACGAGGCCCGGAGCCAGATCCCCGATGTCGATGGGACCGCCCGCGAAGTCGACGGCCAGATCCGCGAGTTCGACCCACAGAGCGCACAGGTACTGGGGCTCATCGTCGACTCCCTGTCCCGGACAGCCGACTACGGCGGCAACATCGCCGAAAGCGCGCTCCAGAAAGCCGCACCGCGACCGCAGTCCTGA
- a CDS encoding PstS family phosphate ABC transporter substrate-binding protein, which translates to MAHDSNGLSDRVSRRTFIATTGATGLAAIAGCSSGSGDSEADGTSGKSADTEAASAEMEATEQTDEGSSSGGTGALESGGSSTVYPIANTAASYWNANRPASDTEYWPHGEYDIDTDQNLADYWGGLYGFEAGGEDGPPFQFTVGLSHSGTGVEKVMNGQNDIGNSSGNVEDELPDRDSYEQFVDHVVGVDGQPLVVSQEIADADVEQVTGDQLKGLYKGEITNWSELGGPDREIQVLGRVKGSGTRTSFVSNVFGNPEEDTSVANRYGQNQRLAQAIAQADNAISYLALAFIDTDGLAPVGLEWEGTTYSYQDDQNGLDSKAYPLSRDLHMYTWEGTSMKEAAVINMILSDFGQDTFVAPNNYFKLGARRREEERAKLPEQV; encoded by the coding sequence ATGGCGCACGATTCCAACGGGCTGTCAGACCGCGTATCGCGGCGGACATTCATCGCAACGACGGGCGCAACCGGTCTCGCTGCAATCGCCGGGTGTTCCAGCGGCAGCGGCGACTCCGAGGCGGACGGGACCTCCGGCAAGAGTGCGGACACCGAGGCGGCGTCGGCGGAGATGGAAGCGACCGAGCAGACGGACGAGGGCAGTAGCTCCGGCGGCACCGGCGCGCTCGAATCCGGCGGTTCCTCGACAGTGTACCCCATCGCCAACACCGCGGCCTCGTACTGGAACGCTAACCGCCCGGCCAGCGACACCGAGTACTGGCCACACGGCGAGTACGACATCGATACGGACCAGAACCTCGCGGACTACTGGGGCGGTCTGTACGGGTTCGAGGCCGGTGGCGAGGACGGCCCGCCGTTCCAGTTCACCGTTGGCCTCTCCCACTCCGGGACCGGCGTCGAGAAGGTGATGAACGGCCAGAACGATATCGGCAACTCCTCCGGGAACGTCGAGGACGAACTTCCGGACCGCGACTCCTACGAGCAGTTCGTCGACCACGTCGTCGGCGTCGACGGCCAGCCGCTCGTCGTCTCCCAAGAGATCGCCGACGCCGATGTCGAACAGGTTACCGGTGACCAACTCAAGGGTCTCTACAAGGGCGAAATCACCAACTGGAGCGAACTCGGCGGCCCGGACCGCGAGATTCAGGTCCTCGGCCGCGTCAAGGGCTCCGGGACGCGAACCTCCTTCGTCTCCAACGTCTTTGGCAACCCCGAAGAAGATACCTCCGTCGCGAACCGCTACGGCCAGAACCAGCGCCTCGCACAGGCCATCGCACAGGCCGACAACGCCATCAGCTACCTCGCGCTGGCGTTTATCGACACCGACGGGCTGGCCCCTGTCGGCCTGGAGTGGGAAGGAACGACCTACAGCTACCAGGACGACCAGAACGGCCTGGACTCGAAGGCGTACCCGCTGTCGCGCGACCTCCACATGTATACGTGGGAAGGCACCTCGATGAAGGAAGCCGCAGTCATCAACATGATCCTGTCCGACTTCGGCCAGGACACCTTCGTCGCGCCGAACAACTACTTCAAGCTCGGCGCTCGCCGCCGCGAGGAAGAGCGCGCCAAGCTCCCCGAGCAGGTGTAA
- the pstC gene encoding phosphate ABC transporter permease subunit PstC — protein MTEDIPTTEGEAVSSGDRVDGSTLAVGAIATTLVATILVFLFRPALALPMLLAFVFVTAVGLVTYQAEVARLLTLVATVLTVLTVAFITFFLFVSALPAFLEHGTGLLLIPAQNGGPRWFFWLESVLPSDSTYWNPLSGAYSLIPMIWATVVVTVIAGAVAGPLGLFGALFIAEVASDRLRELIKPGVEILAGIPSIVYGFIGFQVLNGFIQTNFLDDGASFLIAGIVVGVMALPTVVSVGEDALSSVPRSMGDGSVAMGATEWQTMKSISIPAAFSGISAAVILGLGRAIGETMAVAAIMASGTQFADPLFDVFDANATLTSLIATQYGSASESTVDVLFVAGVMLFVIVAGMSIVSQYIERRMQRKLKGQQ, from the coding sequence ATGACAGAGGACATACCTACGACGGAGGGCGAGGCAGTGTCGAGCGGGGACAGAGTCGACGGGTCGACGCTCGCCGTCGGCGCGATAGCGACAACGCTGGTGGCGACGATTCTCGTCTTCCTGTTCCGGCCGGCTCTGGCGTTGCCGATGTTGCTCGCGTTCGTGTTCGTCACGGCGGTCGGCTTGGTTACATATCAGGCCGAAGTCGCGCGTTTGCTCACGCTGGTCGCGACGGTGCTGACAGTGCTGACGGTCGCGTTCATCACGTTCTTCCTGTTCGTGAGCGCACTGCCGGCGTTTCTCGAACACGGGACCGGACTGCTGTTGATACCGGCGCAAAACGGGGGCCCTCGCTGGTTCTTCTGGCTTGAATCCGTCCTGCCGTCGGATTCGACGTACTGGAATCCGCTCAGTGGGGCCTACTCGCTGATACCGATGATCTGGGCGACGGTCGTCGTTACCGTCATCGCGGGCGCAGTGGCTGGTCCGCTGGGTCTGTTCGGTGCGCTGTTCATCGCCGAAGTCGCCAGCGACCGCCTGCGGGAACTCATCAAGCCCGGTGTCGAGATTCTGGCCGGTATCCCCTCTATTGTCTACGGCTTCATCGGCTTTCAGGTGTTGAACGGCTTCATCCAGACGAACTTCCTCGACGACGGGGCGAGCTTCCTCATCGCCGGAATCGTCGTGGGCGTGATGGCGCTGCCGACGGTCGTCTCCGTCGGCGAAGACGCACTCTCCAGCGTGCCCCGGTCGATGGGTGACGGCTCCGTCGCCATGGGTGCGACCGAGTGGCAGACGATGAAAAGCATCTCCATTCCGGCGGCGTTCTCGGGCATCTCCGCGGCCGTCATCCTCGGCTTGGGCCGGGCCATCGGCGAGACGATGGCCGTCGCCGCCATCATGGCCTCGGGGACGCAGTTCGCCGACCCGCTGTTCGACGTCTTCGACGCCAACGCGACGCTGACCAGCCTGATTGCGACCCAGTACGGAAGCGCTTCGGAGAGCACCGTCGACGTGCTGTTCGTCGCCGGCGTCATGCTGTTCGTCATCGTCGCCGGGATGAGCATCGTTTCGCAGTACATCGAGCGACGAATGCAGCGGAAACTGAAGGGGCAACAATGA
- the pstA gene encoding phosphate ABC transporter permease PstA, with the protein MSDAYTTADRLVSADSNVYDRGLDAAIALSVIGFTLGLVTLVNLVPPSASGDPLTTALGTLLAVVVGAVGVTGLASYTNVVPVTSQRVRGIGLGLVVSTVALTVLAVALPVTMATLLGTVLLVEALALTGAGVTSRLELVDTEPNMSAGLLSGGALGVLGLAIGAAVGGALAGFGSLLWLVGAVVAGVGLFLLAILPREDLGSTLPTAIVVGALGLVIVTGTIGVGWQWSPKALSGGFTGGAVIPVFLLVGTLLSAWSAAKCRAGFGARGREYGAFLVINLNAFLMVAVMATIVVFVTMKGVSYALHGLSVGALTALVLLTPVLAAAVQFARTPAGTSDWNTGARQLFRVLPLAAVGALAAMFTSVLVTGSPLRYAYEYTVQVNRQGQALATAIAVTPDTTVGTLLLIAPALALAVTFFRSFGSLRNVGSQSERTGSIRQAVPTGVLTLVVLIGFFLVLGPAPFGLPLGGTLGLTAVVLGSVAAGALAALPLVGVLTGDGPTLADSAQREAPLVTLGMFGGLGLLLTALLLQPVAGVNPQVGPVNLVPAVAFAAAIASLALATLTTVAKRSSEATITRRLLTEETRLGLVGAAGFTALVGLHVAATGVSFRVLGVTVANEGSLSWPMVMQAYIPLGAEPGGIMPAIVGTVWLVVGATLFAVPLGVGAAVFLTEYAEQGRFTALVEIATNALWSTPSIVFGLFGAAFLIPRLGGDESLLAGMLVLGFMLLPLVLITSRESIKAVPDEYRDASAALGVTQWETIKSVVLPAAMPGVITGVILGVGRIAGETAPLILVLGSTLNATTAVDVIDGFRFVSGPPFVVNDALLTASASLPTQVWAVIAAGVSGSPEMGWATAFILLMVVLTFYAVGITARTYFRRKLNYE; encoded by the coding sequence ATGAGTGACGCGTACACGACGGCGGATCGGCTCGTCAGTGCAGACTCGAACGTCTACGACCGGGGCCTCGATGCGGCAATCGCGCTCAGCGTCATCGGGTTCACGCTCGGTCTGGTCACGCTCGTCAATCTGGTCCCGCCCAGTGCCAGCGGTGACCCCCTCACCACGGCTCTGGGAACGCTGCTGGCTGTCGTCGTCGGGGCGGTCGGAGTCACCGGTCTCGCCTCCTACACCAACGTCGTTCCGGTCACCTCACAGCGGGTGCGCGGCATCGGCCTCGGCCTCGTCGTTTCGACGGTCGCGCTGACTGTTCTCGCGGTTGCCCTTCCGGTGACGATGGCGACGCTGCTGGGAACCGTGTTGCTGGTCGAGGCGCTGGCGCTCACCGGTGCCGGTGTCACCTCCCGGCTCGAACTCGTGGACACGGAACCGAACATGAGCGCCGGGCTGCTCTCCGGCGGCGCGCTCGGCGTACTCGGCCTCGCTATCGGTGCCGCTGTCGGGGGTGCCCTCGCCGGCTTTGGCTCGCTCCTGTGGCTCGTCGGTGCTGTCGTCGCCGGTGTCGGGCTGTTCCTGCTTGCGATTCTCCCCCGTGAAGACCTCGGCTCGACGCTCCCGACGGCAATCGTCGTCGGCGCGCTCGGACTCGTAATCGTGACCGGGACCATCGGCGTCGGCTGGCAGTGGAGCCCGAAGGCCCTCTCCGGTGGGTTCACCGGCGGTGCAGTCATCCCCGTGTTCCTCCTCGTTGGGACGCTCCTGTCAGCGTGGTCGGCCGCGAAGTGCCGGGCCGGGTTCGGTGCCCGGGGCCGCGAGTACGGGGCCTTCCTCGTCATCAACCTCAACGCCTTCCTGATGGTGGCCGTGATGGCGACCATCGTCGTGTTCGTGACGATGAAAGGCGTCAGCTACGCCCTCCACGGCCTCTCGGTCGGCGCACTGACCGCACTGGTCCTCCTGACGCCGGTGCTCGCTGCGGCTGTCCAGTTCGCTCGCACCCCCGCGGGCACGAGCGACTGGAACACCGGCGCTCGACAGCTGTTCCGGGTCCTTCCGCTGGCGGCGGTCGGCGCTCTCGCCGCGATGTTTACGAGCGTGCTCGTCACCGGGTCCCCGCTGCGCTACGCCTACGAATACACTGTCCAAGTCAACCGACAGGGACAGGCGCTTGCCACGGCAATCGCGGTCACGCCCGACACGACAGTCGGGACACTGTTGCTCATCGCGCCGGCGCTGGCCCTCGCGGTCACGTTCTTCCGCTCGTTCGGCTCGCTGCGAAATGTCGGGTCACAGTCCGAGCGCACCGGCTCGATCCGACAGGCCGTTCCGACGGGGGTCCTCACGCTCGTCGTCCTCATCGGCTTCTTCCTCGTTCTCGGCCCCGCCCCGTTCGGCTTGCCCCTCGGCGGGACGCTCGGCCTCACTGCGGTCGTCCTCGGTTCGGTCGCTGCTGGCGCACTTGCTGCCCTCCCGCTCGTCGGCGTACTCACAGGTGACGGGCCGACGCTGGCGGACAGCGCACAACGCGAGGCCCCGCTGGTCACGCTGGGGATGTTCGGCGGACTCGGGCTGTTGCTGACCGCGCTGTTGCTTCAGCCCGTCGCCGGCGTCAATCCACAGGTCGGCCCGGTGAATCTCGTGCCGGCGGTCGCGTTTGCGGCCGCCATCGCATCACTCGCACTGGCGACACTCACGACCGTCGCAAAGCGGTCCAGCGAGGCGACGATTACCCGCCGGCTGCTGACCGAGGAGACGCGCCTCGGCCTCGTTGGTGCGGCCGGCTTCACCGCGCTGGTCGGCCTGCACGTCGCCGCGACCGGCGTCTCGTTCAGGGTTCTGGGCGTCACCGTCGCGAACGAGGGAAGCCTCTCGTGGCCGATGGTGATGCAGGCCTACATCCCGCTCGGGGCCGAACCCGGCGGGATCATGCCCGCAATCGTCGGCACGGTGTGGCTGGTCGTCGGCGCGACGCTGTTCGCCGTCCCGCTGGGGGTCGGTGCGGCGGTGTTCCTCACCGAGTACGCCGAGCAGGGCCGGTTCACCGCGCTCGTCGAGATCGCGACGAACGCGCTCTGGAGCACACCGAGCATCGTCTTCGGCCTGTTCGGGGCGGCGTTCCTGATTCCCCGACTGGGCGGCGACGAGTCACTGTTGGCCGGAATGTTGGTGCTTGGCTTCATGCTCCTGCCACTGGTGCTCATCACATCGCGGGAGTCTATCAAGGCTGTTCCCGACGAATACCGGGACGCCAGTGCGGCCTTGGGCGTGACCCAGTGGGAGACGATCAAGAGCGTCGTTCTGCCGGCGGCGATGCCGGGCGTCATCACTGGCGTCATCCTCGGTGTGGGCCGCATCGCCGGCGAGACCGCCCCGCTCATTCTCGTGCTCGGGTCGACGCTGAACGCGACGACGGCCGTCGATGTCATCGATGGCTTCCGCTTCGTCTCGGGCCCGCCGTTCGTCGTCAACGACGCCCTGCTGACGGCCTCGGCGTCGCTGCCGACGCAGGTGTGGGCCGTCATCGCGGCCGGGGTGTCGGGGTCCCCTGAGATGGGGTGGGCAACGGCGTTCATCCTGCTGATGGTCGTGCTGACGTTCTATGCGGTCGGTATCACGGCGCGGACGTACTTCCGGAGGAAACTCAACTATGAGTGA
- the pstB gene encoding phosphate ABC transporter ATP-binding protein PstB, producing MSDSINTETSTDTQTNSNRTVETASPSTETTAGESDEQVREAWRQYDFEGEAKLSVENLDVWYGDDHALQDVSMAIPENSVTALIGPSGCGKSTYLRCLNRMNDRIKAARIDGSVELEGTEIYDPNANLVELRKRIGMVFQSPNPFPKSIRENISYGPRKHGDINKGLLARLFGRDDTEKEGDLVERSLKQAALWDEVSDRLDDNALGLSGGQQQRLCIARCLAVDPEVILMDEPASALDPIATSKIEDLVEELSKDYTVVIVTHNMQQAARISDQTAVFLTGGELVEYDDTDKIFENPESQRVEDYITGKFG from the coding sequence ATGAGTGATAGCATCAACACAGAGACGAGCACGGACACGCAAACGAACAGCAATCGGACAGTCGAAACCGCCTCGCCGAGTACCGAGACGACGGCCGGCGAGAGCGACGAGCAGGTCCGCGAGGCGTGGCGACAGTACGACTTCGAGGGCGAAGCGAAGCTCTCCGTCGAGAACCTCGACGTCTGGTACGGCGACGACCACGCGCTGCAAGACGTCTCGATGGCGATTCCCGAAAACAGCGTCACGGCGCTCATCGGCCCGTCGGGGTGTGGCAAGTCGACGTATCTGCGGTGTCTGAACCGCATGAACGACCGCATCAAGGCCGCTCGCATCGACGGCTCGGTCGAACTGGAAGGCACCGAAATCTACGACCCCAACGCCAACCTCGTCGAACTGCGCAAGCGCATCGGGATGGTGTTCCAGTCGCCGAACCCGTTCCCGAAATCTATCCGGGAGAATATCTCGTATGGCCCCCGCAAGCATGGCGACATCAACAAGGGCCTGCTCGCACGCCTGTTCGGCCGCGACGATACGGAGAAGGAGGGCGACCTCGTGGAGCGGTCGCTGAAACAGGCGGCGCTGTGGGACGAGGTGAGCGACCGCCTCGACGACAACGCGCTCGGCCTCTCGGGCGGGCAACAACAGCGGCTCTGTATCGCGCGCTGTCTCGCAGTCGACCCCGAGGTCATCCTGATGGACGAACCGGCGTCGGCGCTCGACCCAATCGCGACCTCGAAAATCGAAGATCTCGTCGAGGAACTGTCGAAGGACTACACCGTCGTCATCGTCACTCACAACATGCAACAGGCCGCCCGCATCTCCGACCAGACCGCCGTCTTCCTCACCGGCGGCGAACTCGTCGAGTACGACGACACGGACAAGATCTTCGAGAACCCCGAGAGCCAGCGTGTCGAGGACTACATCACCGGTAAGTTCGGGTGA
- the phoU gene encoding phosphate signaling complex protein PhoU — MSRESYQRQLDELRENVVEMGDLVVERLEAALAALRTVDPEMAQSVIDGDDEINALYLSLEADCIDLFALQQPVATDLRFVAASFKILTDLERVADLATNLAAYAQSADRRLAPEVDVDTIGREASEMVERSIDAYRREDTEECRAIAAADDALDALCQRASETVARDLIEREADSADGWAVEQLLDDVSRLLLTVRDLERVGDHAVNIAARTLYMVETDSELIY, encoded by the coding sequence ATGTCGCGCGAGTCGTACCAGCGACAACTGGACGAACTCCGGGAAAATGTGGTCGAGATGGGCGACCTCGTCGTCGAGCGACTCGAAGCAGCACTCGCCGCGCTCCGGACGGTTGACCCGGAGATGGCGCAGTCGGTCATCGACGGCGACGACGAGATTAACGCGCTGTATCTGTCCCTCGAAGCCGACTGTATCGACCTCTTTGCCCTCCAGCAGCCGGTCGCGACCGACCTCCGCTTCGTCGCCGCCTCGTTCAAGATACTCACCGACCTCGAACGCGTCGCGGACCTCGCGACGAACCTCGCGGCGTACGCGCAGTCGGCCGACCGCCGACTCGCCCCCGAAGTCGACGTCGATACGATTGGCCGGGAAGCCTCCGAGATGGTCGAGCGAAGCATCGACGCCTACCGGCGGGAGGACACCGAGGAATGTCGCGCCATCGCGGCTGCCGACGATGCACTCGATGCGCTCTGCCAGCGGGCCAGCGAGACCGTCGCTCGGGACCTCATCGAGCGGGAGGCCGACAGCGCCGACGGCTGGGCGGTCGAGCAACTCCTCGATGACGTGTCCCGGCTCTTGCTGACGGTTCGGGACCTCGAACGCGTCGGCGACCACGCCGTCAACATCGCGGCACGCACCCTGTACATGGTCGAAACTGATTCCGAACTTATCTACTAA
- a CDS encoding phosphate uptake regulator PhoU: protein MDTRKIQTVGGGTYTVSLPKEWAESENCTAGTTVNLHTHIDGLLVIQTPESQTTARNHVALDAGTDDPAEIEQLLRAAYAAGVESVALGVPNGYTDEQQRAIERVTRNLTGVTVAEETESQVTVQTLLDASEVSVRQSVRQLQFVALSMHRDAMAALTTGTTSDRWADRDEQADRLYAMIDRYFERGLARLDEIDALGLTRPELFTLWGTANELERVADHAERIGTVAEQLDGQPEPPIVTALEDIAQDVRTVVEDAVRVIIGDACVATARQTLATRRAVRQRITSLDRHLFEAGDADYRLTRALDSLARTAEHGGNIAEFGLRMAVRDGAVMGSKTGTDDADTASSTAETES from the coding sequence ATGGACACCCGAAAGATACAGACCGTCGGCGGCGGCACGTACACCGTTTCACTGCCGAAAGAGTGGGCCGAGTCCGAGAACTGTACGGCCGGGACGACGGTGAACCTCCACACGCATATCGATGGCCTGCTTGTGATTCAGACCCCCGAGTCCCAGACGACGGCGCGGAACCACGTCGCGCTCGATGCCGGGACCGACGACCCGGCCGAGATAGAGCAGTTGCTTCGGGCAGCCTACGCCGCCGGCGTTGAATCGGTCGCCCTCGGAGTCCCCAACGGCTACACCGACGAGCAACAGCGGGCCATCGAACGCGTCACCCGGAACCTGACCGGCGTCACCGTCGCCGAGGAAACCGAATCGCAGGTAACAGTCCAGACACTGCTTGACGCCAGTGAGGTGTCCGTCAGGCAGTCGGTCCGCCAGCTTCAGTTCGTCGCGCTGTCGATGCACCGGGACGCGATGGCCGCCCTCACAACCGGAACGACCAGCGACCGGTGGGCTGACCGCGATGAGCAGGCCGACCGGCTGTACGCCATGATCGACCGCTACTTCGAGCGCGGGCTGGCGCGACTCGATGAGATAGACGCGCTCGGGCTGACCCGCCCCGAACTGTTCACGCTCTGGGGGACAGCGAACGAACTCGAACGCGTGGCCGACCACGCCGAACGGATCGGCACCGTTGCTGAACAGCTCGATGGGCAGCCAGAACCACCTATCGTCACAGCCCTCGAAGATATCGCTCAGGACGTTCGCACCGTCGTCGAGGACGCTGTCCGCGTCATCATCGGTGATGCCTGCGTCGCTACCGCCCGGCAGACGCTGGCCACGCGCCGAGCGGTACGCCAGCGAATAACCAGCCTCGACCGCCACCTGTTCGAAGCCGGCGACGCCGACTACCGACTCACGCGCGCCCTCGACAGCCTCGCCAGAACGGCGGAACACGGCGGTAACATTGCCGAGTTCGGCCTTCGGATGGCCGTGCGCGACGGTGCGGTCATGGGTTCCAAGACTGGCACCGACGATGCGGACACGGCGAGTTCGACAGCCGAAACGGAGTCCTGA
- the thiE gene encoding thiamine phosphate synthase yields the protein MVDWDVYLVTQASLSAGRTTDAIVADAIDGGVGVVQLREKDRTARERYELGRELRELTREAGVAFVVNDRVDIAQALDADGVHLGDDDLPVSVARDLLGADALIGRSVSTVEAAKTAAAAGADYLGVGAVFATGSKDDIDDDEYAIGTDRVAAIAEAVDIPFVGIGGITAENATEVAEAGADGVAVITEVTQADDPTAATEALQHAVERSR from the coding sequence ATGGTCGACTGGGACGTGTACCTCGTCACGCAGGCGTCGCTTTCGGCGGGCCGGACAACCGACGCAATCGTCGCGGACGCAATCGACGGCGGCGTTGGCGTCGTCCAGCTCCGCGAGAAGGACCGAACCGCGCGCGAGCGCTACGAACTCGGTCGCGAACTGCGAGAGCTGACCCGCGAGGCCGGCGTCGCGTTTGTGGTGAACGACCGTGTTGACATCGCACAGGCACTTGACGCCGACGGGGTCCACCTCGGCGACGACGACCTTCCCGTCTCTGTTGCGCGGGACCTTCTCGGTGCTGACGCGCTCATCGGGCGCTCCGTCTCGACTGTCGAAGCTGCCAAAACCGCAGCGGCGGCCGGTGCGGACTACCTCGGTGTCGGCGCGGTGTTTGCCACCGGCTCGAAAGACGACATTGACGACGACGAGTACGCTATCGGCACTGATCGCGTCGCCGCTATCGCCGAGGCCGTAGACATTCCGTTTGTCGGCATCGGCGGCATCACGGCCGAGAACGCCACTGAAGTCGCCGAAGCCGGGGCTGACGGTGTGGCTGTTATCACCGAGGTCACACAGGCCGACGATCCGACAGCAGCAACCGAAGCATTGCAACACGCAGTCGAACGCAGTCGGTAG
- a CDS encoding glutaredoxin family protein, giving the protein MSDVPVTVYTREDCHLCEEAIETIERVADDEGVAIELALIDVDEDPELREEYGERVPYVFVDGSPTFKYHVTERQLREKLQQSA; this is encoded by the coding sequence ATGAGCGACGTGCCGGTCACCGTCTACACGCGGGAGGACTGCCATCTCTGTGAGGAGGCCATCGAGACAATAGAGCGGGTCGCTGACGACGAAGGGGTCGCCATCGAACTGGCCCTCATTGACGTTGATGAGGACCCCGAACTCCGCGAGGAGTACGGTGAGCGCGTGCCCTACGTCTTCGTCGACGGGTCGCCGACGTTCAAGTACCACGTCACCGAGCGACAGTTGCGTGAGAAACTGCAGCAGTCGGCGTAG
- a CDS encoding oxidoreductase has product MTGWTRKDMPPLTDRTVVVTGANSGLGLEGSKAFARRAATVVMACRSVERGESAAEEIREAVPNATLDVRECDLADLSNVASFADGLRDDYDAIDILCNNAGVMAIPRSETADGFETQFGVNHLGHFALTGHLLDLLRAADGESRIVTQSSGAHEMGEIDFDDLQHDRSYGKWSAYGQSKLANLLFAYELQRRLGNHGWGDVISVACHPGYADTDLQFRGPREMGSALRTAAMGVANAVLAQSAEQGALPMLYAATADDVIGGEYVGPGGLFDMRGSPEFQQSNEASREEATAERLWDVSTDLTGVEYDFESA; this is encoded by the coding sequence ATGACAGGCTGGACTCGCAAAGATATGCCCCCGCTGACGGATCGAACTGTGGTTGTGACTGGCGCGAACAGCGGACTGGGACTCGAAGGCTCGAAAGCGTTCGCTCGCAGGGCTGCAACGGTGGTGATGGCCTGTCGGAGCGTCGAGCGCGGGGAATCGGCCGCCGAAGAGATCCGCGAAGCCGTTCCGAATGCGACGCTCGATGTCAGAGAGTGTGATCTGGCCGACCTATCGAACGTCGCGTCGTTCGCCGACGGCCTCCGGGACGACTACGACGCCATCGACATCCTCTGTAACAACGCCGGCGTCATGGCGATCCCACGGAGCGAGACGGCCGACGGCTTCGAGACGCAGTTCGGCGTCAACCATCTGGGCCATTTTGCCCTGACCGGGCACCTGCTTGACTTGCTCCGGGCTGCCGACGGCGAGTCCCGAATTGTCACGCAGTCCAGCGGCGCTCACGAGATGGGCGAAATCGACTTCGATGACCTCCAGCACGACCGCTCCTACGGGAAGTGGTCGGCCTACGGCCAGAGCAAGCTCGCCAACCTCCTCTTTGCCTACGAACTTCAGCGCCGGCTGGGCAACCACGGCTGGGGCGATGTGATAAGCGTCGCCTGCCACCCCGGCTACGCCGACACCGACCTCCAGTTCCGCGGGCCGCGAGAGATGGGGTCGGCGCTGCGAACCGCGGCTATGGGCGTTGCGAACGCCGTGCTCGCACAGTCCGCCGAACAGGGCGCGCTGCCGATGCTGTACGCCGCCACCGCCGACGACGTCATCGGCGGCGAGTACGTCGGTCCCGGCGGGCTGTTCGATATGCGCGGCTCGCCCGAGTTCCAGCAGTCCAACGAGGCCTCTCGCGAGGAGGCGACCGCCGAGCGGCTCTGGGACGTTTCGACCGACCTCACCGGCGTCGAGTACGACTTCGAGAGCGCCTGA